CCTTAAACCGGGTCGGAAGGTCCCCTTtccccccagcccaggcccgGTCGAGCTTGTCCATTGGGCGGACACGCCTATCGCCGCGCCTTCTGGGAAACGTAGTCTGACCCTCTGGGAGCTCAGGTGTGTCTACCGCTGGACTAGGACGAGGGCTCTGGCCTCCGGACTACAACTCCCGGAATGCCGATGCGGCGGGGTCCGTCTCGCCGGAGTCCCCGGCCGCGCGCTCCCATTGGTCAGGGGCCGCAGCGCGGGGTTTTCTGGTCCTGGTATTTACGCTTTGCCCCCGGCGCCGCCGTCGCGTGGAGAGGCTGCGCAGGTCGCGCGGCTCGGATCTCCGGTGTGGGGCCGTCCCGGGCGGTCTGTCCGGAGCCGCGAGCCGGTGGGCGCTGGAGGGAGTGGGTGGGGCTGCAGGTGGCGCGCCTGGAGGACCTCGGAGTCGGAAGAGACGATGGCCGCGGGGCCCCTGGCAGGCCGCCCTCGGGTGAGTGGCCGCGCGCCTTCCCTTCCCGGGCCTGGTGTGCACCCTGCTCCCGAGTCTCGGATGGGAGTCGGTGCCCCAGCCCGTCGTTGTGGCCGGGCGCGGCGGAAGACCTCGTAATCCTGCAGCCCTTTCATGTAGCGCGATGTCCCCTAACCAGTAGAGGCCGAGACGAACCCCCCCGGCGAGAAAGTTGCACACCCGGGTTCCCGGTGGCTTCAGCTACCGCGCGCGTAAGGGACGAGCAATTCTGTCTTCCCATCGTCTGGAATGACGGTCGGAAAGACGAAGCGTCGCTCAGTTCGTGTTTGTGAAGCCGCCATAACCGTAATTCCCGCGCTCCTCTTTTGAAAAAACAACCCCCCCGCCAGAAGTGGGAACTGCCTTCCGAGACCGTTGTGAGGCGTAAGAAAATTTCCGTTAGGTGAAGTGCTCCCTGAAGTACCGCGCCCGGCGTGGGAAGAGGATCCCTGGCAAAGGTTAACGTTGTTGTCGGCAAATACTAACTTTGTCGTTTTCATGCACCTGGTGGTATAAAAAGGGGTCGTCAAGGGAAGcgttcttttggttttgtggaaGATCCCAAGTTGATCAAGAAATGGGGGAGCTGTGTAGGGGTGAACATTTTAGTGTAATGGCATCTCACCTCTGAAATGGCTGATGCGgagccctgccccccaccgcGAAGGCTCAGGTGTATCCCTCAGGAGCCAGACAGCTTTTAGGACATCTCCCTGTACACCTGTGCATTCGCATTCACACGTAGCCGTCCCTTTTTTTCTGGGAGCTTTTGCGGGGTTAAGGGTCCTGGCTCAGCAGGCATGTGGGTAACATTTCAGGGGAGGGTTACTTTTGGTGGTGTGATGGTCGACTTCTCCCGGGAGGAATGGGGCCTGCTGGGCCCTGCCCAGCCGACCCTGTACCATAATGTGATGCTGAAAGCCTTAAGACACTTGGTCACTGTGGGTGAGGCTGTTCCCCACGTCCACTTCTATTTGCCTGGGGTCTTGGCAGAGCGGGTTTGATTTAGCTGGGAGTGTGGAGTCACTAGGGGATTTGTCCTCATCAAACCTCAGCCTGAAGCGGCTGCCTGGTTCATtttgtagagcatgtgactcttgatcttggggttgtgagttcatgcTCCATGTTGGACAttgagcttacttaaaaacaaataaaacaaaatgttgtCCCAGAATGTATATGAAAAGAACCAGAACCTCACAGCTTGATCATTCATTTGCCCAGGACCTTGGAACCTCAAGCCAGATTCTGTTGCCCACCTAGAACTTGGAATAGAGCAGTGCATGATGGACAGAGGGCTCTCCCAAGATTCCCGCCTAGGTGAGATGGGAAAGGATCTTTACAGTCAGTGTTTGTTTATATGTTCCTTCATATCTTCCTTCTCTGCTGCTTTTCATTACCTTTTCATTTCCATAATTCCATCTGggatcattttccttttgcttagagttccctttatcatttcttttagagTGACAAAACGCCTTCATTTTGTGTTTGCctgaaaatgcctttatttcatcttcattttggAAAGATACTGTAAACAGAATTTTAGGTTGtcgggttttgggttttgttttttttttttcttcttttctcttggcaCTTTGAAGACACCATGCAGTTGTCTTCTGgactccatggtttctgatgagaagtcagccgccttcttatttttgttacttttgccCACTGTACTTCCAAAATGCACAAAGTTTACATGTACAATTGaaacattttgataaatgtaCGCACATATGTAATTCTCACCTAAATGGAGCTcgatattttcattatttcacaaAGTTCCTTTGTTACCTCTTTCCATTTCCAAAAGGCAACCactattgagattttttttccaccataggttatttttaccttttctagaacttcatataaagcgaattatatattatttcttttgcttatgGCTTATTACCCTATGATTTTTGAGATTCGTCTGTgattttatatgcttttttttttaagattttatttatttatttgacagagagagagttcacaaataggcagagagtcagacagagaaaggaggggcggggagcaggctccctgctgagcagagagcccgatctggggcccgatcccaggaccctgagatcatgacctgagccgaaggcagaagcttaacccactgagccacccaggcgcccctttatatgcatttttatttctttttactttttagtatttagggacattttattttttaatcacttaCAATTTGTCCATTCTCTTGATAATGAACATTTGGATTGTCTCTAGTTTTGGGCTGTTATGAGTAATGCTGCTAACATTCTTGTGCAATGTTTCCAGTGGACTTGTGTTTTTATTCTCTTGAGTAAATGTCTAGGAGTGGAGTTGTTGGGTGATAGATTAACAGTTCTGATTGGTAGTGCCTTAGAATCGgtctgtgggggtgcctgggtggctcagtcagttaagcgtttgtcttcggcctttggcttaggtcatgatcccatcaagccccacattgggctccctgctcagcggggagcctgcttctccctcccttattccccctgcttgtgtggtctctctctctccccccttctctgtcaaagaaataaaatctttaaaaaaaaaaaaaaaaaaaggaatcagttTAGGAAGACTTTATATCTTAACATGTCTGGCCTTCTAATTTTGATTATGGTATATTTAGGTAATTCTTGCAGcagtatttttcagtttttaagcaTATGGGTCATGCACATCTACTAATTTTATTCCTAGAAATTGCGcattttttatgctattgtaaatattatttgtaatttcattttcttactgtttgttgctagtgtatataaatataatttcttcttaACTGACATTCTATCCTGTGTGAACTTGCTAAAATCACTTAATTGTTCTAGTAATTTATTTTCAATGTCTTTAGATTTTTACCCAGTCATGTTTTCAAATAAGGATtgctttgcttcttccttttgaGACTTTATGCTTTTTCGTTTACCGTATTATTATACCAGCCAGGAcctctagtatttttttaaaaaattgatgtgtaattaacatacagtgagGTATGCTGTTCCTAAAACTACAGTCCAGTAAGGTTTTGCAAATGTATATTTGTGTGACCTATACTCCAGTCCACACATAGCATATTTCCATTCCCATACATTTCCTAATGTCCTTTTCCACTTAGGACTCCCCCAGTGTGGCAACCATTCTTCTGATACCTGTCACCATAGATATCAAGTACAATGTTAAACAAAAGTGGTAAGAATGAACATCCTTGCCTTGCTCCTGATATTATGGAATAGCATTAAATATTTTACCATTAAGTATTATCTGAAACCCTTTATCAAATTGAGAAAGTACTATTCCTGATTTcctgaggacttttttttttttaatcatgaatgggtgttatCAAATGCTATATATGCATC
The genomic region above belongs to Neovison vison isolate M4711 chromosome 7, ASM_NN_V1, whole genome shotgun sequence and contains:
- the LOC122912112 gene encoding uncharacterized protein LOC122912112 isoform X2, whose amino-acid sequence is MPMRRGPSRRSPRPRAPIGQGPQRGVFWSWYLRFAPGAAVAWRGCAGRAARISGVGPSRAVCPEPRAGGRWREWVGLQVARLEDLGVGRDDGRGAPGRPPSGPWNLKPDSVAHLELGIEQCMMDRGLSQDSRLERKKRPKSQELSPTEAFARKELPSSMNLTRPAVDGCWRSTTADGWELGDELEKQKTHSAISGLTGHKQGKMSRPLPLNPWDEKIAG
- the LOC122912112 gene encoding uncharacterized protein LOC122912112 isoform X1, whose protein sequence is MPMRRGPSRRSPRPRAPIGQGPQRGVFWSWYLRFAPGAAVAWRGCAGRAARISGVGPSRAVCPEPRAGGRWREWVGLQVARLEDLGVGRDDGRGAPGRPPSGPWNLKPDSVAHLELGIEQCMMDRGLSQDSRLERKKRPKSQELSPTEAFARKELPSSMNLTRPAVDGCWRSTTADGWELGDELEKQKTHSAISGLTGHKQGQVVTWVGDWGNAAVVGKCSFNSDFFFTEISC
- the LOC122912112 gene encoding uncharacterized protein LOC122912112 isoform X3 is translated as MPMRRGPSRRSPRPRAPIGQGPQRGVFWSWYLRFAPGAAVAWRGCAGRAARISGVGPSRAVCPEPRAGGRWREWVGLQVARLEDLGVGRDDGRGAPGRPPSGPWNLKPDSVAHLELGIEQCMMDRGLSQDSRLGLPQCGNHSSDTCHHRYQVQC